In the genome of Acetobacter oryzifermentans, one region contains:
- the pgeF gene encoding peptidoglycan editing factor PgeF, translated as MTTTLSPLTSPLLGHTRHGFFTREGGVSTGPYASLNCSTKSGDTPQNLAENRRRVATHLGVQASHLLGVTQVHGRAVITATAPWPPGTGAPADALVTNQPDIAIGVITADCAPVLFANAEGTIVGAAHAGWRGALAGILESTLEAMKALGANMESISAVVGPCIAQESYETAEDMHTAITTADKQAARFFAPGTRAGHYQFDLAGWCVFRLQQAGVRNAAALGVDTLSDEKRFFSHRRRTLAGGGQIGHQISAIATGLQNG; from the coding sequence ATGACTACAACGCTCTCACCTCTCACCAGCCCTTTACTTGGGCATACGCGCCACGGATTTTTCACGCGGGAAGGCGGTGTTTCCACCGGCCCTTACGCCAGCCTCAACTGCTCTACAAAATCTGGCGACACCCCACAGAATCTGGCTGAAAATCGCAGACGGGTTGCAACGCATCTGGGTGTGCAGGCAAGCCATTTGCTAGGTGTCACACAAGTGCATGGCCGCGCTGTGATAACCGCCACAGCCCCTTGGCCACCCGGCACAGGCGCACCGGCTGATGCGCTTGTAACCAATCAGCCAGATATTGCCATTGGCGTTATTACCGCAGATTGCGCACCCGTTTTGTTTGCCAATGCAGAAGGCACCATTGTTGGCGCCGCCCATGCAGGCTGGCGCGGTGCTTTGGCTGGGATTTTGGAATCCACACTGGAAGCCATGAAGGCCCTTGGCGCTAACATGGAAAGTATTAGCGCTGTTGTTGGGCCCTGCATTGCTCAGGAAAGCTACGAAACAGCCGAAGATATGCATACGGCCATCACTACGGCAGATAAACAGGCGGCTCGCTTTTTTGCTCCGGGCACACGCGCTGGCCATTATCAGTTTGATCTGGCGGGATGGTGCGTTTTTCGGCTGCAACAAGCCGGAGTGCGTAATGCTGCCGCATTAGGCGTTGATACACTCTCTGACGAAAAACGCTTTTTTAGCCATCGCCGCCGCACTCTGGCTGGTGGTGGACAGATTGGACACCAGATTTCAGCGATTGCTACGGGACTTCAGAACGGATGA